CCCGCCCATGgctgctccgccgccgccgccgccgctgcccacgtgctcccggcgcGCCGCAGGACCCCGGCCTGCCCGGGACCTGCCTGCGCCCGGGACCCGCGGTCTGCGCCCACCGGAGCCGCCCCACGCCGGTCATGGGGGCAGCGTGAGCAGCGTGGGCAGCGCGAACAGAGCGGGAAGGGTGGGAAAAGCGGGCAGGACGGGCAGGACGCGGGGCCGGTCCGGGTCAGGCGCGCCGCGGGCAGCCCGCTCGgcccaggcaggagggagaagggggggtcCTGCGGCGCAGGGCACGCTGGGATATAGCGGGGCGGCGCGGAGCATGCCGGGATGTATCGAGGCACCGGGAGGTATCGAGGCACCGGGcctggggcggccccggggctctCCGCCACCCGCGGGGATAGCGGAGCTGGGCAGGTCCCTGCCCGGGCCCTGGGGGTTCCCCCCAAGCTGAGATCAGCCCCTGGGACCGGGGCTCCGTCCCCGGGGCTCCCCGTTCTGTAGGGGCCGTCGGTGGGGCGAGTgcggggggtccccggggggaAGGCCCGGCTGCCTCGGCCTCCCTCAGCCCGAGctctggcagctcctgcctgccccacgcCCCGTCCTTTCTCCCCCAGATTTTCCCCTTGCCTCGGAGGCGGCCGGACCCCGTGTCCCCGCACGGCGAGTCTCCGGGGACCGGGGCATCTCCCCGGGACCGGGGCATCTCCCGGGGGGGTGACAGACGCCCACGACGGGGGTTTGTCCGTCCCAACCTGCCGGGGatccctgtccccagggcacCAGCGAGCTCTCACAGGTGTCTGGGGGTCACATCCCCGAGCTGGGGTGGGTGAGATGTCTCCGGGAGGGTTTCGTGGCCCTTGGGTTCCCAGCCTGATCCCACGGGTGGGATGCGGGTTTGTCTCGACACCGTGCGGGCCCACGGTCAGCTTGGAGCTGAGCCGTGGTGCTGTCCCCCAGCAGGCAGAGACCCGAGCCCCAGCAGCGCCcggagacaccccccccacctccccttggCTGCGGGGATTTATTTTTGGGGGTTCAGCACCCCCATACCCACCCCTCGTCTGCCGAGCGGGGCTGATTAATCCTTGTTTTCAATAAAAATCCAGTTTCCAGGCGAGCAGTGGAGTCATCGCTTTCCAAGGCTGCGGGGATGGAGGGCGCgggattttgggggttttcatccctcctttgtttttttttgctaACTTTGACTGGTGATTTTGACCCAAACGCCCGCAGTTTGGGTCTCGCTGCCCCGGCCGTGGTGCGGAGGGCAAGGAGACCTCGATGCTCACGCAGTTCGTGCCAGGTCAGGGAGCTGGGAGGAAAGAGCGGCCGTGAGCACTTATCTCTGCTCCGGCGCGGGGTGGTCCCGCTTCCCTTTGCTTCGCCTCCAGCCAAAGTCCTTTCCTGTTTCTGCTGACTCGGCCCCGGTGTGCGGAAACGGCCTCTTGCAACACCCTCCCATCCCCGGCGGTGTCCCGGTTCGGCTCGGCCAGGCTCTGCCGGGCTGccagccgtgccgtgccgtggcACCCACCGCCCCGCTCCGGCATGTGGCTGCTCCTCATCCTGCTGCAGGCTGCGGTCCTGCCTGCCCAGCTCTGTGGTGAGTACGGCAGCCGGCCACCACCCGAAGCCCCCGGACCCCCACATCCCGCCTGGGGACCCCACTGGAGCCGGGGGTCTCGCCCGTACGGGACGGTGCCTGGAGCGGGTCCCTGACCTGGCTGCGGCGGTGGAGAGGTCCCtgaggagcggggctgggggggacgggcACCATCCCGTACTCCAGCCCCGTGTCCCGGCCCCGGGGAGGACGCTGACCTCATGAAACCCCTCCAGTGATGAGTTTTCCAGGGCTGAGCTCTCCCCAGCGCCCGCCGGGGTTAAGCCTTATTCCTGTGCCCCCTTCCCCTGGCCAAAGCCCAGAGCCAACCTGCCCTGCTCCTACACCCgcagccccccacctcccacaGGTCCCGCAGGGTCCCTGGGGACAGCGGTTTGAGCTCTCCATGCTCCCACGTCATGTCACGTatcttattttgtttcttccccattTTTTGAGGGGAGACATTTGGAGGTTTTGGCACTCGAAGGAGGGCCGCAAGGGGCACGGGGCTCGCGGCAGGGTTGGGGGTGCTGGGTCTCCATCGCCACCGCGGCCCCACGCAACCGGTGCCGGGGGCTGCAGATGCCGTGAGGCAAGTGCTTGGGGTGGGCTTGGCCCCCTCACCCTCCGCTCTCTTTCCCCGGGGCCCTGGGGCGGGTAGAAGCCCCGGGGGAGGCGGCAGCAGCGGTGCGGGCGCTGAGCGCCcggctgctggggctggcggcGGATCCGGCGCGGGACCCCGACCCCAGCGTCTACCTGGCCCTTCGCCTGGCCGGCGACCACGACCTGCGCGGGGAGAAGCGGTACCTGGCGCGGCTGCAGGACGCCTTCCAGCACCGCTACGGCCGGTAGGTCCCAAGGGAGGACACCGGGTCCCCCCCCATGTACCCCTGGGGGACGTCCCCCGACCCCCACGCCGCCCCGGCACTCGTGCTGAGTCCCCACAGGAGCGTGCAGGCAGCTCTCCGGCCCCACGCTGcgccccacagccacccccagcAGGACGCCGTGGCCACCGAGCACACCacgtacgtgtgtgtgtgtccgtccCACGGGGACGGTCCCCTCCACCGGTGGGGTGACGGCCCCCCGGCGCGGTGCCGCCGGCGAGAGCTGACACGGCGGCTTGCAGGAGGGCTGAGGCGGAGTGGCCGGAGACGGGGCGGCTGGCGCTGTACCTGCTGGGGCTACGGGCCACTTGTCCCCCGCCAGAGCCCGGTCCCCAGCGCTCACTGGTGACATGGCTGAAGTACTACCTGGAGGAGGACTGGGCAGGTGAGAGCATCCCCACGGGGCGACCGTGGCGAGCACCCACTCATGCGCCGGCACGTCCAGCCGCGGGGCCATCGGCTCGCCCCGGTGACACCACGCCTCGTCCCCAGGATCCCGGCAGCACGGCCAGCCCCTCACCAGTTACTACCAGTACAGCCTGGGCGTGCTGGCGCTGTGCGTCCACCGCAAACGGGTGCGGGAGGAGGTGATCCGCCGgctcctggcagccgagcaccaCGGCAGGTTCGGGCACGCCGGCGGCAGCGCCGTGGGTAAGGGTGTCCCCCCCCCTGGGGACAGACGGGACGGTGGGACCCCAGGGCGGGTGTGCGGCAGCCGGGGTGACGCCGCGTCCCTGCAGACACGGAGGCGGTGGCCGCGCTGGCCTTCGCCTGCCTGGAGCGGGAGCGGACGGTGGGGGCCAGGCTGGCGGCGGAGCTGCGGGCGGCCGCGCAcagggcgaggaggaggatggtcgAGGCGCAGGGCTGGGACGGCTTCTTTGGCAACGTCTACAGCACGCCGTGGGCCATGCAGGTGGGTGTCACGTGTGGGGGGGGGTCTCCGGGGTGGGGCGTGGGTGCGAGCAGAGATGCGGGCGCAGGCATAAGCAGGGCTGCGGGTGCAAATTGCGGGTGCCGGCGCAGATGTGGGCGCAGATGCAGGCACAGATGTGGCTGCGGGTGCAGATGTGGATGCAGACGCAGGTGCGGGCATGGGTGCCCGGGCAAGAAGCAGCCGCCCGGGGCCCCGACCTGCCTCCTACGCCAGGCCACTGCCCCGccaccttcctccctcctgctcccaggtCTTCATCGCCACCGATGCGTGCCGGATGCAGCCGGCGTACGGCCGGGCCATGGCTGCGCTGCTGGAGAACCTGGACGCCTTCACCACCGCCGCAACCGCGGCCCAGGCACTGCCGGTGCTGCATGGCCGCTCTTACCTGGACATCGCCTCCATGCGCTGCCGGGAGGAGCCGGGTAGGAGCCGGGGTGGCGTGGGGTGACATGGGGGAGCTGGGATGGGGTTGGTGCGGATGCCACCGCGGTGGTGGCTTGGCGTCCATCGGTGCCGTGGCGGCTTCCTTCCCGCAGACACGCTGACGCCCCTCAGCCCCGAGCTGACGCCCGAGCTGCCGGGGAACGTGACGGTGCGGCTGGTGGTGGAGTGCCCCGAGCCACGGTGTCCCCAGCACCGACTCTACGACCGGCCGGTGCCCGCGCCCGCCGGTGCCTCCCTCCTGGACGTGCTCAGGGCAGCCGCCGCGCGGGGACCCCACAACTTCACGTACGTGGCCCCgcgtgccggggtgggggggacgctCTGGGGTCCCTGGCTGTCACACCCGGGCTGGCCACGTGCCCCGCAGCCGTGCCACGGTCTCACCCCGGTCCCCGCCGCCTGGCTCCCTTGGCGGCAGATCTGCCCCAGCGCCGGCAGTGCCGGGGCCGGACCCTCACCCCGCTCTCCCACCCGCCAGGTTTGACACCCAGGACACCCCCCAGGGCCCCTTTctgagcagggtgctggggctggaggctCGGCAGCAGAAGCGGAGCTACTGGCAGCTCCTCACCgcccccagcaccagcctgcaGATGGGTGAGTGATGGGCGGGGGTCCCCA
Above is a genomic segment from Harpia harpyja isolate bHarHar1 chromosome 9, bHarHar1 primary haplotype, whole genome shotgun sequence containing:
- the TCN2 gene encoding transcobalamin-2 isoform X1, which translates into the protein MWLLLILLQAAVLPAQLCEAPGEAAAAVRALSARLLGLAADPARDPDPSVYLALRLAGDHDLRGEKRYLARLQDAFQHRYGRSVQAALRPHAAPHSHPQQDAVATEHTTRAEAEWPETGRLALYLLGLRATCPPPEPGPQRSLVTWLKYYLEEDWAGSRQHGQPLTSYYQYSLGVLALCVHRKRVREEVIRRLLAAEHHGRFGHAGGSAVDTEAVAALAFACLERERTVGARLAAELRAAAHRARRRMVEAQGWDGFFGNVYSTPWAMQVFIATDACRMQPAYGRAMAALLENLDAFTTAATAAQALPVLHGRSYLDIASMRCREEPDTLTPLSPELTPELPGNVTVRLVVECPEPRCPQHRLYDRPVPAPAGASLLDVLRAAAARGPHNFTFDTQDTPQGPFLSRVLGLEARQQKRSYWQLLTAPSTSLQMGVADYRPHDGETLILRLSEW
- the TCN2 gene encoding transcobalamin-2 isoform X3 gives rise to the protein MWLLLILLQAAVLPAQLCEAPGEAAAAVRALSARLLGLAADPARDPDPSVYLALRLAGDHDLRGEKRYLARLQDAFQHRYGRSVQAALRPHAAPHSHPQQDAVATEHTTAEAEWPETGRLALYLLGLRATCPPPEPGPQRSLVTWLKYYLEEDWAGSRQHGQPLTSYYQYSLGVLALCVHRKRVREEVIRRLLAAEHHGRFGHAGGSAVDTEAVAALAFACLERERTVGARLAAELRAAAHRARRRMVEAQGWDGFFGNVYSTPWAMQVFIATDACRMQPAYGRAMAALLENLDAFTTAATAAQALPVLHGRSYLDIASMRCREEPDTLTPLSPELTPELPGNVTVRLVVECPEPRCPQHRLYDRPVPAPAGASLLDVLRAAAARGPHNFTFDTQDTPQGPFLSRVLGLEARQQKRSYWQLLTAPSTSLQMGVADYRPHDGETLILRLSEW
- the TCN2 gene encoding transcobalamin-2 isoform X2 yields the protein MWLLLILLQAAVLPAQLCAPGEAAAAVRALSARLLGLAADPARDPDPSVYLALRLAGDHDLRGEKRYLARLQDAFQHRYGRSVQAALRPHAAPHSHPQQDAVATEHTTRAEAEWPETGRLALYLLGLRATCPPPEPGPQRSLVTWLKYYLEEDWAGSRQHGQPLTSYYQYSLGVLALCVHRKRVREEVIRRLLAAEHHGRFGHAGGSAVDTEAVAALAFACLERERTVGARLAAELRAAAHRARRRMVEAQGWDGFFGNVYSTPWAMQVFIATDACRMQPAYGRAMAALLENLDAFTTAATAAQALPVLHGRSYLDIASMRCREEPDTLTPLSPELTPELPGNVTVRLVVECPEPRCPQHRLYDRPVPAPAGASLLDVLRAAAARGPHNFTFDTQDTPQGPFLSRVLGLEARQQKRSYWQLLTAPSTSLQMGVADYRPHDGETLILRLSEW